In Mycolicibacterium gadium, the genomic window ACCACATGGTTAGCGGTGTACTTGCGCCGCTTCAGCGGCAACAGACCCGTCCGTTTCGCGCGCACCTCCCACACTCCGTCGGACCGCTGCGAGAAACTCGATACCGTCGTCATCGGAATGATCTCTGCCCCAGCCTTTTCGGCGAGCCCGAGATAGTTCTTCAGCAGGGTGTTCTTGGCGCCGTAGCGGCAACCCGTCATGCAGGAACCGCATTCGATGCAGCCGGTGCGCGCCGGACCGGCACCGCCGAAGTACGGATCCGGCACCGTCTTACCCGGAGCCTTGGTGCCGTCGGGGCCGAAGAACACCCCGACGGGCGTCGCGACGAACGTGTCCTCGACGCCCATGTCGGCGGCGACCTCTTTCATGACGCGGTCGGCGTCGGTGAACGTCGGATTCTGGACCACGCCGAGCATTCGCTGCGCCTGGTCGTAATGCGGGGTCAGCTCGCTACGCCAGTCGGTGATCTGCTTCCACTGCGGGTCCTTGAAGAAGGCGTCCGGCGGGACGTACAGGGTGTTGGCGTAGTTGAGCGACCCTCCGCCGACACCCGCGCCGGCCAGGATCATCACGTTGCGCAACAGATGGATTCGTTGAATGCCGTACATACCGAGTTTCGGCGCCCATAGGAACTTGCGCAGATTCCAGGACGTCTTCGCGAACTCCTCGTCGGCGAACCGGCGACCGGCCTCGAGAACGCCGACGCGATAGCCCTTCTCGGTGAGCCGCAGAGCAGTGACACTGCCACCGAAACCGGAACCGATGATCAGGACGTCGTAGTCAGGCTTCATCGGCCCAGTATCTAACTACCGGCCGGTAACTACCAGCTAGGTCACCCTAACTATCCCAATCTCAGTTACCGACGGTCAGGCCGACCTTCTGGAACTCCTTGAGGTCGCAATAACCAGCCTTGGCCATCGATCGCCGCAGGCCACCGACGAGATTCAGCGATCCGAACGGATCGTCGGACGGCCCGGTCAGCACCTGGCCCAGCGAAGGCCGCTCGCCCAGCGCGACCTGCAGCAGAGCGCCGCGCGGCAACGACGGGTGCGCAGCCGCGGCGGGCCAGAACCAGCCGTCTCCCAGGGCCTCGGCGGCGGTGGCCAACGGGGTGCCGAGCACTACGGCGTCGGCACCGCACGCGATGGCCTTGGCCAGGTCGCCGGACGTGTGGATGTCACCGTCGGCGAGCACGTGCACGTAGCGCCCGCCGGTCTCGTCGAGGTATTCGCGGCGCGCGGCCGCGGCGTCGGCGATCGCGGTCGCCATCGGCACACTGATGCCGAGCACCTCGTCGCTGGTGGTGACGCCGCGGGTCGATCCGTAGCCGACGATGACGCCCGCGGCGCCGGTGCGCATGAGGTGCAATGCGGTGCGGTGGTCGAGGACACCGCCCGCCACCACCGGTATGTCGAGCTCGGAAATGAAGGTCTTGAGGTTCAGCGGTTCGCCGACCCCGTGATCTTGGGCGACCCGCTCCGCGGAGATGATCGTGCCCTGGATGACCAGTAAGTCGACGCCGGCGGCCACCAGCGCCGGCGTCAGCGCCTGCGCATTTTGAGGACTCACTCGGACGGCCGTGGTCACACCGGCATCGCGGATCCGCGCCACTGCGGCACCCAGCAGATCAGGATCCAGCGGCGCGGAGTGCAGTTGCTGCAACAGCCGGATCGCCGCCGCTGGTTCCGGCTCTTTCTCGGCCGCAGCGACGACCTGAGCGATCTTCTCCTCGACGTCGGCGTGCCTGCCGATCAGGCCTTCGCCGTTGAGCACACCGAGGCCGCCGAGACGGCCCATCTCGATGGCGAACTCCGGCGACACCAGCGCGTCGGTCGGGTGTGCAACGACCGGGATCTCGAACCGGTAGGCATCCAGTTGCCAGGCCGTCGAAACATCTTGGGAGGACCTGGTTCTGCGGGACGGGACGATGTTGATCTCGTCGAGTTCGTAAGTGCGGCG contains:
- a CDS encoding GuaB3 family IMP dehydrogenase-related protein → MGRTARRTYELDEINIVPSRRTRSSQDVSTAWQLDAYRFEIPVVAHPTDALVSPEFAIEMGRLGGLGVLNGEGLIGRHADVEEKIAQVVAAAEKEPEPAAAIRLLQQLHSAPLDPDLLGAAVARIRDAGVTTAVRVSPQNAQALTPALVAAGVDLLVIQGTIISAERVAQDHGVGEPLNLKTFISELDIPVVAGGVLDHRTALHLMRTGAAGVIVGYGSTRGVTTSDEVLGISVPMATAIADAAAARREYLDETGGRYVHVLADGDIHTSGDLAKAIACGADAVVLGTPLATAAEALGDGWFWPAAAAHPSLPRGALLQVALGERPSLGQVLTGPSDDPFGSLNLVGGLRRSMAKAGYCDLKEFQKVGLTVGN